In the Leclercia sp. LSNIH1 genome, one interval contains:
- a CDS encoding PP2C family serine/threonine-protein phosphatase yields MSQNTSLEEKIIRLVLSELSHTAEGERLSLPSQDPALSAEVMQLIKRIENLAKGTSALVNEGENESVTALPPAPGLAEKQQPVGTDEDMQGNHAIDKKETQTATVNETSPTLWKLMPFYELQKPGKNETENQPSPILKPGQVPESQHRTGSAVQCVMPPTARITIPNARAGERFSSPVAIILDEGGRATIRDVVFPRDIGLSYKKEQGLLTGIPTEIGDIELSVLWSYTSHDECETKLLFVVNPDPRSLWKVIEPPADTPYPKAHLDSAGLVRDNICIAAASRRGRSHEHAGSFRDDDFYINHCQETGWSVMLVADGAGSAVNSREGSRIAVMTAGDYLFNQLSGVKGVRLKEHITTWEGSDQQATINAMLHHFKQAATLAVNSIQNEAICAEQPVKSYSTTLLATVALRTENELFAAAFWLGDGAIGAYSPSGKVRILGNPDSGEYAGQTRFLDQSIIADPSFTGRISVGKWNDVSHLILMTDGVSDPLFETDNGLRSDEKWTRLINEISPILADASIASEGLGDWLNFFSTGNHDDRTIAVLW; encoded by the coding sequence ATGTCGCAAAATACGTCACTTGAAGAAAAGATTATCCGCTTAGTTCTGTCTGAGCTCAGCCACACCGCAGAAGGTGAGCGGCTTTCCCTTCCATCCCAGGATCCTGCCCTGTCTGCCGAGGTTATGCAGCTTATAAAGCGGATTGAGAACCTTGCAAAAGGTACCTCTGCACTGGTTAACGAAGGTGAGAACGAATCAGTGACTGCCCTCCCGCCTGCTCCAGGCCTTGCCGAAAAGCAACAGCCGGTCGGGACTGATGAGGATATGCAGGGAAACCACGCTATTGACAAAAAAGAGACGCAAACAGCCACAGTCAACGAAACCAGCCCTACATTGTGGAAATTGATGCCTTTTTACGAACTTCAGAAACCAGGAAAAAATGAAACTGAAAACCAGCCGTCTCCGATACTAAAACCTGGGCAGGTACCGGAAAGCCAGCATCGGACCGGGTCAGCAGTGCAATGTGTAATGCCCCCGACAGCGAGAATAACCATACCCAACGCCCGCGCAGGCGAACGTTTCTCTTCGCCGGTTGCCATCATACTGGATGAGGGTGGACGGGCGACGATAAGAGACGTTGTCTTTCCCCGGGACATTGGCTTGTCGTATAAAAAAGAACAAGGGTTGCTCACTGGCATACCCACTGAAATTGGCGATATTGAGCTTTCAGTACTGTGGTCATACACTTCGCACGACGAATGCGAAACAAAGTTACTTTTTGTAGTAAACCCGGATCCGAGAAGCCTGTGGAAGGTAATAGAACCACCAGCAGACACTCCCTACCCTAAGGCCCATCTGGACTCTGCTGGCCTGGTCAGAGATAACATATGTATTGCTGCCGCCAGTCGCCGGGGCCGCTCTCATGAGCATGCCGGGAGCTTCAGAGATGATGACTTCTATATCAACCACTGCCAGGAAACAGGATGGTCTGTCATGCTGGTCGCAGACGGGGCCGGTAGTGCAGTAAATTCCAGAGAGGGATCGCGAATTGCAGTCATGACGGCTGGCGATTACCTTTTCAATCAGCTCAGTGGAGTGAAAGGCGTCCGTTTAAAAGAGCATATCACGACTTGGGAAGGGAGCGATCAGCAGGCAACCATAAACGCCATGCTTCATCATTTTAAACAGGCAGCTACGCTCGCGGTCAACAGCATCCAGAACGAAGCCATTTGTGCAGAACAACCTGTGAAATCCTATTCAACAACCCTTCTTGCAACTGTAGCACTGCGAACTGAAAACGAGTTGTTTGCAGCTGCTTTCTGGCTTGGCGATGGTGCGATAGGTGCATACAGTCCTTCAGGTAAAGTCAGGATACTTGGAAATCCCGATAGCGGAGAATACGCAGGACAAACCCGCTTCCTTGACCAGAGCATTATCGCAGACCCATCATTTACTGGTCGCATCAGCGTGGGCAAATGGAATGACGTATCTCACTTGATCCTTATGACCGACGGCGTATCAGACCCTCTGTTTGAGACTGATAACGGGCTTCGCAGTGACGAAAAATGGACCCGTCTCATTAATGAGATCTCCCCTATCCTCGCAGACGCCAGTATTGCGTCTGAGGGGTTAGGCGACTGGTTAAACTTTTTCTCCACTGGGAACCATGATGACCGCACTATTGCGGTGTTGTGGTAA
- a CDS encoding DsbA family protein, with protein sequence MTKLNYLKPVASVLISVLIATAGSVYITSKYFKTELPSNDEVGKVAATYLVKNPQYLLEAGKALENQNTNASLERIIPYAPALFETKETPNIGPDNAAVAVIEFFDYQCHFCMKVAPVVESVLSQSSDVKFFFKEFPIFAGSKPVSAMGAATGLHVYQAFGAEAYRKYHNNLMTSAYVFFNNQRGFTLSDLDMVVNKSGFNSSFSDREKSRYENVISGNMQLGEALGISGTPGFIIMNMQKPDAATTSFIPGAVDEATLKYAIQKARGG encoded by the coding sequence ATGACTAAATTAAATTATTTAAAACCCGTAGCGTCTGTTTTAATTTCTGTGTTGATTGCGACGGCTGGCTCTGTGTATATCACGTCGAAATATTTTAAAACTGAGCTCCCCAGTAACGATGAAGTAGGAAAGGTAGCGGCTACCTATCTGGTAAAAAATCCTCAGTATCTGCTTGAAGCGGGTAAGGCTCTTGAAAACCAAAATACCAACGCCTCCCTTGAGCGGATCATCCCTTACGCACCGGCTCTCTTCGAGACCAAAGAGACTCCCAACATTGGACCGGATAATGCGGCCGTCGCCGTCATCGAGTTTTTCGACTACCAGTGCCATTTCTGTATGAAGGTAGCGCCGGTCGTTGAATCCGTGTTGAGCCAGAGCAGCGATGTTAAATTCTTCTTTAAAGAATTTCCAATCTTCGCTGGTTCGAAACCCGTTTCTGCGATGGGGGCGGCGACAGGCCTGCATGTGTACCAGGCATTTGGCGCTGAAGCGTATCGTAAGTACCACAACAACCTGATGACCAGCGCGTATGTATTCTTCAACAACCAGCGAGGGTTTACGCTCAGTGATTTAGACATGGTGGTGAATAAATCCGGGTTCAACAGCTCATTCAGCGATCGAGAAAAAAGTCGCTATGAGAATGTCATTTCCGGAAATATGCAACTGGGGGAAGCTCTCGGGATCAGCGGAACGCCAGGGTTCATTATCATGAACATGCAAAAACCCGATGCTGCAACGACATCATTCATCCCGGGGGCTGTCGACGAAGCTACCCTGAAATACGCAATCCAGAAGGCCCGTGGTGGTTAA
- a CDS encoding helix-hairpin-helix domain-containing protein produces MANIVTCKTKNGETVQYVDEVIGSGSMKDVYFSPDKSYVVAFYQKPQNEQARDRIDMITGRYRQNIFGQSGGEYWKDLFCWPTHVVEHGNKIGIVVPTYQNHFFFKYGSKNDDFLDIKGREKEGKWFASASNQNKFLDPRERGNTLTYLKVCLLLTRAVRRMHAAGLCHSDLSYKNVLIDPEMGHACIIDVDGLVVPGKYPPDVVGTPDFIAPEVVKTSHLSKEDPNRVLPSITTDRHALSVLIYMYLFFRHPLRGGKIHDMSDEVRDETLSMGEKALFIEHPTDKSNAVKISQLSSFSLPWADPGKIPYTIMGPYLTSLFDRAFIDGLHDATKRPTADEWESALVKTVDLIQPCQNTKCEQKWYVFSGKTKPVCPYCGTPYKGKLPVLNFYSSRKEGSYRPDDHRLMVWSGQSIYAWHVNRLIAPNERTTDAQRKRVGYFVYHNDQWWLVNEGISGLMSLPDKRQIMVGEKIELKNNAQFVLSKEEGGRLVVVQLVEN; encoded by the coding sequence ATGGCAAATATCGTTACGTGTAAAACAAAGAACGGCGAAACAGTCCAGTATGTTGACGAGGTGATTGGTTCAGGCTCGATGAAGGATGTTTACTTTTCGCCTGATAAATCTTACGTCGTCGCTTTTTATCAAAAACCGCAGAATGAGCAGGCCCGGGATCGTATTGATATGATCACCGGCCGCTACAGGCAAAACATTTTTGGACAATCCGGTGGCGAATACTGGAAGGATCTGTTTTGTTGGCCGACCCACGTTGTTGAGCATGGGAATAAAATCGGTATCGTGGTTCCAACCTACCAGAACCATTTTTTCTTTAAATATGGTTCCAAAAACGATGATTTTCTGGATATTAAAGGCCGGGAGAAAGAAGGCAAATGGTTTGCCAGCGCCAGCAACCAGAATAAATTCCTCGATCCGCGTGAACGAGGCAATACGCTTACCTATCTCAAAGTCTGTCTGCTGCTGACAAGAGCCGTCAGAAGGATGCATGCAGCTGGCCTCTGTCACAGCGATCTCAGCTATAAAAACGTGCTGATTGATCCAGAAATGGGCCATGCCTGCATCATTGACGTAGACGGCCTAGTCGTTCCTGGAAAGTATCCTCCCGATGTGGTGGGCACTCCGGATTTTATCGCTCCGGAGGTGGTGAAAACCAGCCATCTTTCCAAAGAAGATCCGAACCGCGTACTGCCAAGCATTACTACTGACCGCCATGCACTGTCGGTGCTTATCTACATGTACCTGTTTTTCCGTCATCCGCTACGTGGCGGAAAAATACATGACATGTCGGATGAAGTGCGTGATGAAACCTTATCAATGGGTGAGAAAGCGCTCTTCATTGAACATCCGACAGACAAAAGTAATGCAGTCAAAATCAGTCAGTTATCCTCCTTTTCACTTCCCTGGGCTGACCCGGGTAAAATTCCTTACACCATCATGGGTCCCTACCTGACGTCATTGTTTGATCGAGCCTTCATCGATGGCTTACATGATGCCACAAAACGCCCTACCGCCGATGAGTGGGAAAGTGCCTTGGTTAAGACCGTTGACCTGATACAGCCCTGCCAAAACACGAAATGTGAACAGAAGTGGTACGTTTTCTCGGGTAAGACAAAGCCGGTCTGTCCTTACTGCGGTACGCCGTATAAAGGTAAGTTGCCAGTGCTTAATTTTTATTCTTCTCGTAAAGAAGGCAGCTATCGTCCTGACGATCACCGGTTGATGGTCTGGAGCGGGCAGTCTATCTATGCGTGGCATGTGAATCGTCTTATCGCGCCAAATGAACGTACAACGGATGCACAAAGGAAACGGGTTGGTTATTTTGTTTACCATAACGATCAATGGTGGTTGGTAAATGAAGGCATATCAGGACTAATGTCATTACCGGATAAGCGGCAGATTATGGTTGGGGAAAAAATAGAACTGAAGAATAACGCTCAATTTGTTTTGTCAAAAGAGGAAGGTGGCAGGCTGGTAGTCGTTCAATTAGTAGAAAACTAA
- a CDS encoding lytic transglycosylase domain-containing protein, whose product MFIPPADDVKPIPVPVEVYTQCITDASRFFGIDAELVFTLFDNEGGKVGTFSRNKNGTYDIGPMQINSSNLPEIRGHFPSVTWRVLAYDACASFWVGTWWLYRKIVDRNGNVFEGIADYNSKTPKVRARYIFNFMVKYNRRIQGRNGMDELYQWTQPKTQYNGHIVKNVPE is encoded by the coding sequence GTGTTTATACCACCAGCAGATGATGTGAAACCTATTCCCGTTCCTGTTGAAGTCTACACACAGTGCATTACCGATGCCTCCCGCTTTTTCGGGATTGATGCAGAATTGGTCTTTACGCTTTTTGATAATGAAGGCGGAAAAGTGGGAACGTTCAGCCGGAATAAAAATGGCACTTATGATATTGGACCTATGCAGATCAATTCGTCCAATCTGCCGGAAATACGTGGCCACTTTCCGTCTGTTACCTGGCGGGTATTGGCCTATGACGCCTGTGCCAGTTTCTGGGTAGGTACCTGGTGGCTTTACCGGAAAATTGTAGACCGAAATGGTAATGTATTTGAAGGGATTGCCGATTACAACAGCAAAACCCCTAAGGTCCGGGCGAGGTATATCTTTAACTTCATGGTCAAATACAATCGCCGGATTCAGGGCCGGAATGGCATGGACGAGTTATATCAGTGGACGCAACCAAAGACCCAGTACAACGGACATATTGTAAAAAATGTTCCGGAGTAA
- a CDS encoding thioredoxin fold domain-containing protein: MNKTIKASFLLLASCTAFSMNAQTVKTDVLPDAALKKLKEVGLSIEHIEPSPVKDIYTVISREGVSYVSKDGDYIFTGSLFHVNGKDVENTTEQAILKGVREFAAKTKSIEYKSANEKYRLAVFTDITCGYCQKLHHDLQSYLDAGISIKFLAFPRAGLNSVVAGNMAKIWCAAKPNDALDAAMSSISIIPEGRPDAACLDIIKSHFQVASTIPLQGTPTMVTLSGKPQLFTGWLSPENLVTRMGTAQK; this comes from the coding sequence ATGAATAAGACTATCAAGGCATCATTCTTATTACTGGCATCTTGTACGGCCTTTAGCATGAATGCCCAGACAGTGAAAACTGACGTGCTTCCTGATGCAGCACTGAAGAAATTAAAAGAAGTTGGGCTGTCCATCGAGCATATTGAACCATCCCCAGTAAAAGATATTTATACCGTGATTTCAAGAGAAGGCGTGAGTTACGTCAGCAAAGATGGTGATTACATTTTTACCGGGAGCTTGTTTCATGTTAACGGCAAAGATGTGGAGAATACAACGGAACAGGCGATACTGAAAGGCGTCAGGGAGTTTGCTGCTAAAACAAAATCCATAGAATATAAGTCGGCGAATGAAAAATATCGCCTGGCGGTGTTTACTGATATAACCTGCGGGTATTGCCAGAAACTACATCATGATCTTCAATCCTATCTCGATGCCGGGATCTCAATAAAATTCCTCGCTTTTCCGCGTGCAGGCCTGAACTCCGTGGTCGCGGGGAATATGGCAAAAATCTGGTGTGCGGCCAAACCTAATGATGCGCTGGATGCTGCAATGAGCTCGATATCAATCATTCCGGAAGGACGGCCTGACGCGGCCTGCCTCGATATTATCAAATCGCATTTCCAGGTTGCTTCAACTATTCCGCTTCAGGGTACGCCAACCATGGTAACGCTGTCGGGTAAACCTCAGTTGTTCACCGGCTGGTTGAGCCCGGAAAATCTGGTGACCCGCATGGGCACCGCACAAAAGTGA
- a CDS encoding DUF4113 domain-containing protein: protein MSPRYTTRWNELLVVKA, encoded by the coding sequence ATGTCGCCACGGTATACCACTCGCTGGAATGAGCTACTTGTCGTAAAAGCCTGA
- a CDS encoding HAD domain-containing protein → MLQSIYEFLCKIRCSPQKLRNKDLDGILPQDESTAGLWGPLPLIHIVLFLDFDGVIHKCQNESFERMYLIEKLLDASPSMFIVISSSWRECGSITYLKSLFRSPYRDRVIGATPSLCLPSGGIGVRAAECEEFVARHQVKAFICLDDDTTLFPPEYPHLIRTDYYTGVKEKDITDLIARYNLLMARFY, encoded by the coding sequence ATGCTCCAATCAATATACGAATTCCTGTGCAAGATACGCTGTTCTCCACAGAAGCTTAGAAATAAAGACTTGGACGGGATCTTGCCTCAGGATGAATCAACAGCTGGCTTATGGGGACCTCTGCCATTAATCCATATTGTTCTTTTCCTGGATTTTGATGGTGTAATCCACAAATGTCAGAATGAATCTTTCGAACGGATGTATTTGATTGAGAAGTTACTTGATGCAAGTCCTTCAATGTTCATCGTTATATCAAGCTCATGGAGAGAATGCGGGAGTATTACCTACCTAAAGTCACTTTTCCGCTCGCCGTACAGAGACCGGGTAATTGGCGCAACCCCATCCCTGTGTCTACCCTCGGGGGGAATAGGGGTACGTGCAGCTGAATGTGAAGAATTCGTGGCCAGGCACCAGGTAAAAGCCTTTATCTGCCTTGATGACGATACGACCCTGTTTCCGCCAGAATATCCGCACCTGATCCGTACGGATTATTACACGGGGGTTAAAGAAAAGGACATAACGGATCTGATAGCCAGATATAACCTACTGATGGCCCGTTTTTATTAA